The sequence GAAGCAGTTGCGTGACCGTCTCGACGAGTTGCTGCAAGCTGGCCAGCTCGGCGGCCTGCACGCCGTCGTGGCGGTTCGCGGTGGCCAGACCTTGCTGGAGTACTACGGGACCGGCGAGGACTTCGCCTGGAGCGACTCTCGGGGCATCGTCGAATTCGGGCCCGAGACGCTGCACGACATCCGGTCGGTCACCAAGAGCGTCACCGCGCTGTTGTACGGCATCGCACTCGGCGACGGGCTGGTCCCGCCGCCGGAGGAGCCGCTCGTGCCACGGTTCCCGCAGTACCCCGATCTGGCCGCTGATCCCCAGCGTGCCCGGCTCACCGTCGCGCACGCGCTGACGATGTCCTTGGGGCTGGAATGGAGCGAAGACCTCCCGTACAACAGCCCGGCCAACGCCGAGATCGCGATGGAGCTGGCACCAGACCGGTACCGATACATCCTGGAGCGGCCGATCCTCGAGCCGCCCGGCACCCGATGGACGTACTGCGGTGGTGCCACGGCCCTGCTCGGCCAACTGATCACCGACGGCACCGGATTGTCGCTGCCGCAGTACGGTCAGGCCATGCTGTTCACGCCGCTGGGTATCGACCAATTCGAGTGGATGGCCGGCGCAGACGGAGTGGCCTCTCCAGCCTCCGGGCTGCGACTTGCGCCCCGCAACCTAGCCCGGCTCGGCGAGCTGGTGCTGGCCAATGGAGCCTGGGACAGTCAACCGCTTGTCCCGGCCGGCTGGATCCATACGATGCTCCAGCCGCGACTACAGACCACCTGGGGCGGGCAGTACGGCTACCAGTGGTATGTCGAATCCACCAAGGACCCACAGCTGGTAGCCGGCATGGGCAATGGTGGACAGCGCCTGTACGTCCTACCTGACCTGGACCTTACCGTGGCCGTCACCGCTGGCAACTACGACGATCCCGACCAGTGGCGGACCCCGCTCGCGGTGCTGGAGCAGGTCATCCTTCCCGCAGTGGCGTGACCGGCGAGGCCGTCCTTCACCGTCGACGAGACCATCCGTAGCCCAACCGCCGCTGTGCCGGTCCTGCGAGGGCGCTGGTGGTGTGGGAACGGGAGTTCACGGCTCGATGATCAGTGGTGCGAGTCGGCGGATCGCGTCCGCGACATCGGAAGCTGATGGCGCCGCCGCGTAGCTGATACGTATCCGCGTCGGGTTGCTGTCCGTGACGTAATAGTTCGTGCCCGGTGTGACGGCGACGCCCTTCGCGAGGGCAGCGGCCGTGAGTTGCTGTTCGTCGAGGTGGGCGGGGAGCGAGACCCACAGGTGGTAGCCGCCGCGGGGGCGCAGGGCGAGAGCGTGGTCGCCGAACGTGGCCGTGACGGCTTCGGTGGCCACCGTGCGGCGGTGCGTCAGGGCGACGCCGAGTGCCTTGAGAGTTCGCCGCCATCCGCTGGAGGTCACCACCTCCAGGGCGGTGAGCTGCAACGGGGCGGGAACGATAAGGGTGTCGATGAGGTGTGCCGATCGTAGGCGGGCAAGGACCTGGCCCCGGGCTGCGATCGCGCCGACGCGCAGGTTCGGTGATGTCACCTTCGTCAAAGATCTGATGTGGACGACAGTGCCGTCCGGGTCGTGGGAAATCATCGGAGGGGGTGTGGGATCGGCGTCGTCGTGGGTCATGTGTCGGGCGAAATCGTCTTCGACGACGAAAGCGCAGTGGCGGCGGGCGATGGCTTTGATCTCGTGTTGGCGGGCCATCGACAGGCTCGCCCCGGTGGGGTTCTGGAACAGCGGCTGGACGATGATGACCCGGGCTCGCGTACGGGTGAGGGCTTGGTCGAGATGATCCGAGCGCAGGCCATCGGTGTCGAGGGGAACCGGCACCGGTCTTAGACCGGCGGCCTGGGCGGCGGCGATGGTGCCCTGGTAGGTCGGCGACTCGATGATGACCGGCTCACCTGGCTGGGCGAGTGCGCGCATCGTCGTGGCGAGCGCGCTCTGCCCCGCCGCGCACAGGAGTATGTCGTGTCGTCCGAGGCCACCCCCGATGTCGGCGGCGAACCAGTCGCGCAGTTCGGGCAGGCCAGCGGCGGGCGGGCGGTCCCATGCCTGCGCGCGTTTCGCGGCACGGGACAACGCCGTTGCCAGGGCATCCAACGGCTGTAGCCCGGGGTGGAGGTAGCCGCCGCTGAGATCGACGATGTCCGGGTCTGGCGTCAACAGTGTTCCCATCCAGGCATGTGCCTTGAAGTCCCGCTGGCTGCCGACCGGCGATGCATGGGGACCCGCAGCGTCGAGGGCCGATTCTTGCCAGGACGTGTCCCCGGTGGGGGTCACCCGGCGGTCGGCGGTGCGGTACGTCCCTGCGCCTGGGCGAGACACGATGAGTCCGCGCTGGGTAAGGAGGGCCAGTGCCGCGGAGACGGTGGTCCCGCTGGCCGAGAACCGTTTCACCAACTCTCGATGGGTCGCGATGCGAGTGCCTTCGGGTAGCGCCTCTATCTCCTCCGCCATCGCATTCGCAAGGGTTCGGAAACTGCTATCATCCTTCATGAGGGTAGAGAATAGCGCTATCACCGAAATTCGGATACCGCCACTGTCGAGCGGTACGTTGTTCGCCTCCCTCGGCGTGCTGAGTTTCTCCTTCAGTCTTCCGGCGACACTCTGGGTGCTTGACGGATTCGGGCCATGGAGCGCCACCGGGGTTCGCGGAGTGCTGGCCGCCGCTGTCGCACTCACCGCGCTGATCGTGGCGCGCGTGCCGTTGCCGACCCGTGGTGACTGGCATGCCCTCACCGTGGTGGCGGTCGGCTGCGTGATCGGCTTCCCCCTGCTGACCACCCTTGCGCTGCAGACATCGACCACCGCGCACTCAGCCGTTGTCGTCGGGGCGATGCCGCTGGCCACCGCGGCGATCTCTGCTCTGCGTACCGGCCGCCGTCCGTCTCTGATGTTCTGGACGGCAGCATCCATCGGCGCGGCCACCGTCATGGCGTTCACCATCTCGCAAAACCATGGCCAACCGACGATTGCCGATCTCTACCTACTCGGTGGGCTGGTGGTCTGCGCTGCTGGCTATGTCGAAGGCGGCAGGCTCTCGGTCCGGATGCCCGGCTGGCAGGTCATCGCATGGGGCGTCGTGCTCGCCGGGCCGGTCAGCCTCGCCGTCTGCGTGGTCGCACTCCCGCACGAGCCGGTTCGCCTGACTGTCGAGGCGCTCGTCGGGATGGCATACATCGCGGGCGTTTCGCAGTTCGGCGGCTTCGTGCTCTGGTACGGCGGTATGGGCCTCATCGGGGTCACCCGGGCGAGTCAGCTGCAACTCGCCCAGCCCATGCTGACACTGCTATGGGCATCCCTGATCTTGGGAGAGCCGCTCAACGTCGCCATGCCGCTGACCGCGGCCGTCGCTCTCGGTTGTATCGTCGTCACGCAGCGGGCGAGGATGGCGTGACGCCGATCGATGCGATCACCTCCCTACGCACGTGCTGACCGCTGCTGCGGCCTCTCACGTGGCCGGCATCCCAAGGCCTGCTGTCGTGCAGTTCAGCCGGCTCACGTTCACCGGTCGATGTCGAGGCGGGAGTGGAGGTGCATGTCGTGCCAGCCGTCGGTGTGGCGGGCCGGCGTAGCCCTTTGTCGATGCCGTTCGTGGGGATGCGGGCTTCCCGGCGAGATGCCATCGCCGACCGGACGTTAGGCGCCAGGACTTGGCACCCACCAGTCGCCGAGCGTTCGATGGAGGATCAGCAGGACGGCGCTGTACACGATGGCCACGATGATGCCGATAGCGAAGCCAAGCGCGCCGCGGTCTCGCCGATCGCCGCCACCGGGGGCGGCGGGATCAGCGGTCGGCCGCGCCCACGGATGCTCCCGGGCCAACCAGTACAACAGGCCGAGACCCTGCGGGGTGAAGAAGAGCAGCCAAAACCAGAACCATCGAGTGCCCAGATGTGGAGTTGGGCCGACGATCACGACGCCAAGAGCGATCGCGGCGAGCAGGACGACGATCCCCGTGACGACGGGCGTCCGCTGGGAGGCGAGGATGGCTCGGTGGTCGATCCCGGCGTCGCGCAGGTTTTGCGCGATGCCGACAGCTCCCACCCCGGAGTAGCTCTCGACGGCGACGGCGTCGGTGACGGCTACCTGGTCGAAGGTGGTGGTGTCGGTCCAGTGCACCCGGCCATCGGAGGTCTTCCACGCGAAGAGGGGACCAGGCTGGCCGGAGCCCTGCTGTAGGACGGGAGCTCCGAACCAGTGCCCTGGATCGTTGGCACCCCAGTGGTCACCCCACTGGTACGCCACTACGTGGCCGGCGGCGGAGTCGGCTCGCACCTTTTCGTAGCTCTGTTGCCGGGGAGCCGTCCACCAGGCCGTGACTGCCGCGAGGAGCCACAGTAGGACCAGAGCGAGCCGTAGCGCATGCCACCACCGTCGGGTCCGATCGACCTCATTGAGGACGCTGACTTCCATTGCCGCATTGTGTCAATGCGGGACCAGGTACCACGGCGAGCGGAGCATGCCGCCCTACGGATTCGGGGCGTTGGCGCGGTGACGTACCGCCAGGTCAGATCTGTCTCCGCTGGTTGTGCACCGGGAGCGGGACGTGAACACCGCCCCAATAATTAGGTGATCTCGGTGGTCGTCATCGCGATACTGGCTGACGAGGTCGAGGCCGTCGTCGCCGAGCACGAGCGCGACCGGTACTCCGTTGACCTGGAACCGCAACCGTCAGGAAGTGCAGATCATGACGTACGCCGTGCTGCCCCACACCCGGGCTCCGGTTCGGGTGTGGACCGACCCACACACCATTGAACCGCAGGCCGCTCGTCAGCTTCGCAACATCGGTACGCTGCCCTGGGTGCAGGGCGTCGCCGTGATGCCCGACGTGCATTTTGGTAAGGGCGCCACCGTCGGCTCGGTCATCGCGATGCGGCAGGCTGTCTCGCCGGCCGCGGTCGGGGTTGACATCGGCTGTGGCATGTCGGCGGTGCGCACCTCGCTGACCGCGGCCGACCTGCCCGACGATCTCGCGGGGCTGCGGCGTGCCATCGAGGACGCGATCCCGGTCGGCTTCGCCCAGCGCGACAAGGCGGTGAACCCGCGTCGGGTTCGGGGCTTGGAGCAGGCGGGTTGGGACGCCTTCTGGCAGCGCTTCACCGGTCTGCACGAGGGAGTGACCCGGCTGGAGCGCCGAGCGATGAACCAGATGGGGACCCTCGGCGGGGGGAACCACTTCATCGAGGTCTGCCTCGAGCAGGGTGGTGTCGATGCGGGTCGGGTGTGGTTGATGCTGCACTCCGGGTCCCGGAACATCGGCAAGGAGTTGGCGGAGCGGCACATGGCCGTCGCCCGGAGGCTGCCGCACAACGCCGCGCTGCCCGATCGTGACCTGGCGGTCTTCCTCGCGGGGACGGCGGAGATGGACGCCTACCGCCGGGACCTGTGGTGGGCGCAGGAGTACGCGCGGCGTAACCGCGCGGTCATGCTCGCACTGCTCTGCACCGTGGTCCGGGACCGGTTCCCGCAGGTGCGCTACGACGAGCCGATCAGCTGCCACCACAACTACGTCGCTGAGGAGACCTACGACGGCGTGGAGGTGTTGGTAACCCGCAAGGGCGCTATCCGGGCCGGCGCGGGGGAGCTGGGCATCATCCCCGGATCGATGGGGACCGGGTCCTACATCGTGCGGGGCAGGGGAAATGAGTCCGCGTACTGCTCCGCGTCGCACGGTGCGGGCCGGCGGATGTCCCGTGGGCAGGCCAAGCGGAGTTTCACCACCGATGACCTGGCCGCGCAGACCACCGGGGTGGAGTGCCGCAAGGACGCCGGGGTCGTGGACGAGATTCCTGGTGCGTACAAGGACATCAACGCCGTGATGGCGCAGCAGACCGACCTGGTTGAGGTGGTAGCGCACCTCAAGCAGGTGGTGTGCGTGAAGGGGTAGGCCGAAGCACCGATTGACCAGACAATGGCAGGTATGGATGGGAGTGGATTTCCGGGAGTCAGTCTGCATCCCGCCTGTTCGCAGGCGCTGCGCCATGTAGCCACTCGGTCCGCTGGACCCCCGGTCGACGCATCGTTGCGAATCACCCTGAACTTCCATCCTGACTGGATGACGACTGGTAGCCCCGTTCTCGGCAAGATGGTGGAGGACGGGGTCTACCTGTCCCAGTTTGTCACCGGCACCAGCAACGGTGGGCTCTCCGCCTATCCCGGCGGAGACCGGTGGCGTTGGGAACAGCGCATGTTCGGAGGCGCCTACGACGCGGTTCCCGCCCACTGCCGACCGGTGTACGGCGCCCTGAACTTCCGGCACAAGCCCACCGGTGCCGCACCCCGATTCGGATCAGCTCACCTACGGCTGACGGCGTCCACGCTGGGTCGAGCGACCTTCTGCTACCCGGACAGCCACCTCGAGCCAACCATGTTTGGAGTGGCCGAACGCATGTCGCTGGTTGATCTGGCCCGCGCTGATTGCCGGGATGACTTGGACGACTACGTTGAGGCGCAGGTGCACGGTGCGGTTCGGCTCGACCGCGATGTCGAGGCACTCGTGCTGGACTCCTGCTACCGCGGCACCGACGTGGAGAACCTCGCCCGTCGCCTGCCCTGCCCGCTGGAGTGGCATCCGGGGTTCCGGCTCTCCATAGCCGAGCTCCGTCGGCACCCCGACTACCGTGGCCCGCGCTACGTGGAGCTCGGTGTCGCTCTCGCCATTGGGGGTTACCTCAACCCGCGCCTCATCGGGGATGCTGTCCGCACTGGCCGCTACCGCCGCCAGGACCTCAAGCGCGTCTGGCACCACCTCGCCCGTTTCGGTGGACCCGCTACGCCGTCCCGCATCCCTGGCTGATGGTTCTCTTCTGGGGCGGCCCGGCGGACGGTGCGGTGCGGTCGAAGCCGTGGGGGCGAGGCTCGCTACCGCTTGATCTGGTGGACGAGGCGCTCGAGGAGATCAAACAGGGTGGCTCGTTCAACCGCGACTCCTTCCGAGAGGCGAGCCGCGGCCTGCACCGCCAGCCAGGGTCCTGACTGCGATAGTGGCTGCACCGAGCCAGCCCGGTAGGCGCGGCTGTAGCGGCGGGTGAACACCGACCGGCTGCTCGTGATCAGCCTACGAGTTACCCGCGAGGTCTCCGGTAGCGGAGCGGAGTAGCGCAGGAGCAGCATCGTCCGGGCATGATCGGCTGCTGGGACACCGCGCGTCGCGTTGGGCCAGTCGATGACCGTGGCTCGACCATCGGTAAGCATCAGGTTGCCGGGGTGGTAGTCCCCGTGGCAGAGGCGCTCCCCCTCGGGGAGGGCGTCGAGTAGCCGCAGCGCGAAGCTTCGTAGCCGCGTCGGCATGGTGGCGGTGGTGATGCGGGCGGCCAGGACCGAGCGGAGTTCGGGCAGGTCGGCGGGGGCCGACACCTGGTGTACGGCGAGGTGGGTGGCGGCCAGCGTGCGGGCCATGCCGAGCATCCGCCACGGCTGTCGCTGCAACAGGGTGAGCAGGTCCGCCCCGTCCAGGCGTTCCAGCACCAGGCCGACGCGTCCATCCCACTGCACCGTGTCGTCCAGTCTCGGAGCGATGCCGTGCCCGGCCAGCGTGGCCAGTGCTTTCGCCTCAGCGCGGTGTCCGAGCAGCCCGGGCCGGTACAGCTTGATGATCGCGTCGTCGCGCCACGCGTGTACGTCCGCCTCCCGCCCAGCGCCGATCTTGGCTCCGATCACTGTTGTGCCTCTCGGCGGGGTGCGCGGCTGGCCTCGATCAGGATCCTGGTGGAGTGCGCGACAAATGCACCGTGGGTACGGATGTGGGCGTCGAGCCGTTCGAGTCGGGCGCGGTGCCACTCCACGGCGAAGTCGGGCACCCACCAGGCGCACTTGCGCAGGGTGTAGACGACCGCGCCGATGTCGAAGAACTCCATCCGGCAGCGGGCGGTGCGCAGCTCCACGATCTCCAACCCGGCGCGCCGCGCGGCGGCGACCCCCCGGTGTGGGTCACGAGCGAAGCGCTCGTGGGGCAGGGGGCCACGGAAGTACTCGATGAGCTCGAACGCGGAGGCGGGTCCGACATGCTGGGCGAGGTAGCTACCGCCATCCCGGAGCACCCGGGCGATCTCGGACCAGTCGGGGCGGACGGGGTGGCGGCTGGTCACCAGTGAAAAGCTGGCGTCGGCAAAGGGCAACGATCGTCCCGGTTCGACTGCGACGACCGCAACGCCGCGGGGCTGGAGCAGTACCCGGGCGCGTTCCACGTTCGGTGGCCAGCCCTCGGTGACCACCATCCGGGAGGCCAGTTGTGGCATCTCGGCGATGACCTCACCGCCGCCGGTGTCGATATCCAATGCCGAGGGGGAGTGGGGCAGCCGCGCCGCGAGCAGGCGTGAGTACCGCCAAGGCGGGCGCTGCTCGGTGGCCCGGCCATCGAGCCAGTCGAAGCTCCAACCGGACACGTCCGCCGCTGCTGCCTCGTCAACCAGTTCCTGGAAGGCACGCACCTCCGAATTCTGACCGTGCCGTCAACCGGTTTGACCTTTCGGGGCCGACCGAGGCCGATGACGGTGCTCACGAGGGGTGATACCTGACGTCGAGGACCGGGCATGCTCAAGCCCCCCAGCGCGCCAGCACCGGGGGGCTCAAGTGCTTGTCAGCGCCGGGCGTGCGTAACGAACGCCTGCCACGCCTCCGGACCGAACACCAGCGCCGGCCCGGTTGGGTCCTTGCTGTCACGGACGCCGACGACGCCGGGAAGGTTATCGGCGACCTCCACACAGTTGTTGCCGTTGCCGCTCCGCGTGCTCTTGCGCCACCGGGCGCCGGTCAGGTTAGTCACCGCTCAGTTCCTCCAATGCAGTTGCGATCATCTTCTTGGATGCCGCCTCGTCGATTGCTCGGTCGTCGAGGTCTTCCCAGACCAGCTGGTATGCGCTGGACTCATCGGGCTTGTTGAGGTACAAGGCGCCGGTCAACGTGTCGACATAGGCCAGTGGAGGCTCCAGCACCTCGCCTACCGGATCGGTCGGGAAGTCCAGCAGTGAGAACGGCGTGCTTGCCGCCATGCCGCCGTGGATGCCGGCGGCGAAGGGCAGGACCCGTACGGATATGTTGCCGCGCTGGGTGACGTCGAGCAGGTGCTTGAACTGTTCGGCCATCACATCAGCTCCACCAACCAGCCGATGCAACACTGCCTCGTTGAGGATCACGCTCAGGTGCGGCGCACGCGGCCGGGACAGCAGAGACTGCCGCGCCAGTCTGACGGTGACCCGGCGTTCGCGCTCTGCTTGATCGACGTAGCCCTTCGGCACCTGGTGTACCTGCTCTGCGTAGGCCCGCGTTTGCAGCAGGCCAGGGATCAACTCGACCTCGTACTGTCGGATCGTTTCCGCGCTGTCCTCCAGTGACACGTACAACCCGAAGAACTGGGGTAGCTCCGTCTCCGTGTAGTCGTGCCACCAGCTCTTCTTCCGGCCGTTGCGCGTTTCGGCCGTCAACGCCAGGAGAAGATCCAGATCGGCCTGTTCGGCACCGTACAGCTCACACATCGCCTTCACATCGATGTCCCGGAACCTGACGCCCTCGGTGCCGTCCTCCATCCGGGCGATGGTTGCGCGCCCCTTCTGGAGGTGTTCGGCCGCTTGCTCCTGGGTCAGGTTCGCTGCCCGGCGCAGGATTGCCAGCCGGCGGCCGATGGACCGGCGTACCAGGGCTGAGCCGACCATGTCTGCCACCCGTGACCACCTTCCACTCAATTAATTGGACGCGTGTCTCGCTCAATTAGAACATGCTTGCCTTGTCTTGCTGAAGCCTAGCGATGCTAATTCGGTCTCGCCTAGATGAGTGATCTTTAGTTAAGTGACACTCTTCCGACACTGGCCTGCTTGAGTGGTTGTCTTTTGGGCGCGCTCAAAGTGTAATGAGCTGCATCGACGTGTACCGACTGGTTGAACCTTCACCCAAGGGGGACATTGTGCTGCTGTTCTTAGCCCTGACCATGTACCGCTCGCGGCACAACCGAGATGGCATCGCAGGAGCAAATGCGACACCTCGCATTCCCGGGCTTTTGTCCGATTCAAGAGGAAAGTGGACTGTGGTTCGCCGGCGATTCCGCCGGCAGAGGAAGAACTCGCCGCCCCCCGCGATTGCACCGCAGCCGAGGAACGATGTCCCGTACCCCGTGACGGTGCAGCGGGCCAGGCCGGTCAATCTGCCGAGGTGGATGACCCAGCCCACCGTCGCCAATCCCCAGGTAGGCCGCGTCGGTTGGCTAACTCCGGCCCAGCAGTGGCGAGCCAACGGAGGCCGCTGGTGACCGCGCACCAGCCGCCTGCCCGAAGCGCCGACAGGCGAGACTGAGATGGCATCGGTGGTTGTCGCTGCTATTGCCGTCGTCGTTGGGCTCGCCGTTGGCGTGGTCCTGGGTCTGGTGACCAAGAGTCGTTCGGGTAGTTGGTGCCCCCGGTGTGGTGACCTCAAGCGCTGCCTACGTGACCACGACACGCGTGGGAGCCGGTCGTGGTGAGAAGGGCACACGACCCGATGCGCCCGCTGTGGCGGTGCCGGGCCTGCGGCGCCGACTGGCCCTGCCAGCCCGCGCGGCTCGCGTTGCTGGATGAGTATCGCGGCCGGAGGTCAGCTCTGCTGGCCCACCAGGGCAAGCTCCTGGCCGAGGCGTCTGATCAGCTATCCCGGCTCAGCGGCACCAGACCGGACCTCAGGGAGAGGTTTGTGCACTGGTGCTGGCGGGCGGAACCCGAACACCCCACGACCAGCGCCTTTGAGCCGGGAGACCTGGACCTGGACCTGGTGTTTCGCGGAATCGAAATGATCATCCGTAGCCACTGGGGAGGACGGACCTGCCCCCGGTGCGCGAACAAAGGTTGTCCACATCTCGACTGGGCCGACGGCTGGCTGTCCCGCCTACGAAGGTCATCGGAAGGCCGCCCAAGCGGGTAGCGGAGTCCGAAGCGGGTAACGGAACGCCGTGGCAGGTGGCGTCGGGGTCGGGGGGCCCGAACTTCGGCGTTGGTTGGCGGGGACGGCCGCGGTCGTCGCGGGCGGGGCGGTGGTGCACGCGCTGCCGGTGGTCACCGCCAGCGGAGCGCTGCGGCGTCGGTGCTGGCCCCGGCTGGCGGGGGTGGGTGCGGCCAGTCGGATCGCGTTGACCTTCGACGACGGGCCGAGCCGTACCTCCACCACCCGGTTTCTGCGGGCGTTGGAGCGCGCCGACGTACGGGCAACGTTCTTTCTGCTCGGCACCCTGCTCGACCGCGATCCCGGACTCGGCCGGGAGATGGCGGCGGCCGGGCATGAGCTCGCGGTGCACGGATGGGAGCACCGGAATCTGCTGTGCCGATCGCCTGCCGCGACCTACGCCGATATCGCCCGCGCTCGGGACACCGTCGCGGCGGTCACCGGAGCCTCGCCGCTGTGGTATCGGCCGCCGTACGGGGTGCTGACGGTGTCGGCGCTGCTGGCGTGCCGGCGGCTGGGCCTGACCCCCCGCCTCTGGACCACCTGGGGACGCGACTGGGACGCGACCCGGTCTCCGGCGGTGATCTGGGAGACCATCGTGCAGGATCTCGACGGTGGCGGCACGCTGTTGCTGCATGATTCGGATCATGCGGCCAGCCCGGGTGCCTGGCGAGGTGCCTTGGCCATCCTGCCTCGCCTCGTGAGCTGGGCCCAGGAGCGGGAGCTGACCATCGGGACGCTCGGCGCACACGAGGAGACCGAGGCGGCCCGGGAGCCCGGGGCGTGGCGCACACCGGTCCGGGCACGACCGGGGCATGACGACGTACCGGGTGGGTAACCGCAGCCGGTGAAGCCATGGCCGGGCGGGAGAAGTCCGCGCGCCGGTACGTCCCCGGCTGCCGCCGGTACGTCCCCGGCTGCCGGTCGTGACGACCCCGACGGCGGCCCGGGTCAGCTGCGGATCCTGGTCGTCTCCGCCGACATCGGCGCGGGCCACGACGCCGCCGCGGCCGAACTCGCCGCCCGGCTCGCCGGCGACGGAGTCGTGGAGCAGCTCAACTTCTTCGCGGCCCTGCCCCGGCCGCTGCACCGGCTCGTCCGGGAGGGCTACCGCACCATGCTCCAGCGGTTTCCCTGGAGCTACGACGCGCTGTTCCGGTTCACGGACCGGTCGTCGCTGATGGTCCGGGCGTTCCGGGCCGCGCTGCGGGCGGCCGTACCGCGGATGCTGTCGCGGATATCGGCGGACACCTGCCTGGTGGTGACGACACACCCGTTCGCCAACCAGCTACTCGGCCCGATGCGCGGGACGGGGCAGCTCACCGTGCCGGTGCTCAGCTACGTCACGGATTTCGTTGTCCACCCGATCTGGATCTCGCCGGGTGTGGACACCTACTGCGTCGTTCACGACGGGACACAGCGGCAGGCGGCGGCACGTGGGGCAGCTGATGTCCGGGTGGTCAATCCGCTGATCTCCGCCGAGTTCGCGGCGTCGGCAACGGCCTGCCAGCGTACGGCTCGGGCCCGTTTCGGCCTGCCCGAGCAGGAGCGACTGGCGTTGATCGTCGCTGGCTCCTGGGGGGTGGGCGACGTGGCCCGTACCGCTCGGGATGTGCTCGCCGCCGGCTGCGTCACCCCCGTCGTGGCGTGTGGGCGCAACGTCCGGCTCCGCCAGCGCCTGCGTACCTTCCCCGGACACGTCCTGGGCTGGGTCGAGGACATGCCCACCCTGATGCGGGCGGTTGATGTGGTGGTGGAGAACGCCGGCGGGCTCACCTGCCAGCAGTCGCTGGCCGGTGGGCTCCCCACCGTCACCTATCGGCCGATTTCTGGGCATGGTCGGGCCAACGCGCAGCTGCTCGCCGAGGCGGGGCTCACCACCCATGTCACCAGCGCTGCCGAGCTGGGGCCGGCGCTGACGAAGCTGACCGGCGTGGCGGGCAGCCCAGCACTTCCCGTCGGCAGCGCTACCGACATGGCCAGCGTGGTTTCGGAGGTTGTCCGGAGCGGCAACCGGCTTGACCGGAAGCGGCCAGTTTGACCATGAACTCCTCCTAGCTTGATCTTTAACCTGTGCGCGGTGCGACTGCGGCGTAGCGACCCGGGCCGGCCCGGCCGGGGATTGGTCGACTTCTTCTTGGGAGATGTTGTCCTCCCGGTCGCGCTGCTGCTGGTGATGATGTGGACGTCGTGGCGGCGGGTGGGGTGGCGGTTGGGTCGTCCTGGTGGGCGGCCGGGTCCTGGTCGGGTGGGTTTCGGTGCACTGGCGGGACAGGGGCTGTTGGCGCGTAGGTGCCGAAATCCGCGGCGGACGCGGGCTGGGTGAGCCGGGGGGCTGGTCGTTCCCATGGGTGGCATAGGTCTACGGCGAGGGGTCGGGCCAGTCGTACGCCGGTGCGGTGTTCGGTGATGTCGGCCAGCCACAACCGGTTCGGGCCGTCGGTGGTGAAGTCCCGTTGCACGAGGTCGTCATGAACCGGTGGACCGACCTTGCCACCCTTGCCGCGCTTCTTGCGCTTACCGAGGGCGCTCCGCCAACCATTGTCCGAGCAGATCTTCCACCCGGTGCGCTCCGCCATCGCCTGGCCGGCGGTGCGGGCCTCATCGACCAGGAACCGGTACCCGAACTCCGGGTCATCGCGGTGGGCATCGACCAGGGCGTTCGCGCGATGAGCGGCGACGATTTCGGCGTCACCGACGGGCCGGCCGAGCCACCGATAGTAGGGCTGACGAGCGATGTTCAATACCCGGCACGTCACCGCGACGGGGATCCCGTCGGCGGCCAGCTCGCTCACGAGCGAATAGCGCCCTTTCCCGGCAGATGCGCCTGCGACAGATACGCCGCGGCCCGACGCAGGACCTCGTTCTCCTGCTCCAGCAAGCGGATCCGTTTGCGGGCCTCGCGCAGCTCGGCTGACGACGCCGCTGACGCCCGGTTTGACTCCCGCGTCAACGTCAGCCTGACGCAGCCACTTGAACAACGTCATCGGGTGCACCCCGAAGTCCTTCGCGATCTGCTCGACCGTCACACCCGCCTCGCGGCCTT comes from Salinispora tropica CNB-440 and encodes:
- a CDS encoding serine hydrolase domain-containing protein; amino-acid sequence: MKQLRDRLDELLQAGQLGGLHAVVAVRGGQTLLEYYGTGEDFAWSDSRGIVEFGPETLHDIRSVTKSVTALLYGIALGDGLVPPPEEPLVPRFPQYPDLAADPQRARLTVAHALTMSLGLEWSEDLPYNSPANAEIAMELAPDRYRYILERPILEPPGTRWTYCGGATALLGQLITDGTGLSLPQYGQAMLFTPLGIDQFEWMAGADGVASPASGLRLAPRNLARLGELVLANGAWDSQPLVPAGWIHTMLQPRLQTTWGGQYGYQWYVESTKDPQLVAGMGNGGQRLYVLPDLDLTVAVTAGNYDDPDQWRTPLAVLEQVILPAVA
- a CDS encoding PLP-dependent aminotransferase family protein, whose amino-acid sequence is MAEEIEALPEGTRIATHRELVKRFSASGTTVSAALALLTQRGLIVSRPGAGTYRTADRRVTPTGDTSWQESALDAAGPHASPVGSQRDFKAHAWMGTLLTPDPDIVDLSGGYLHPGLQPLDALATALSRAAKRAQAWDRPPAAGLPELRDWFAADIGGGLGRHDILLCAAGQSALATTMRALAQPGEPVIIESPTYQGTIAAAQAAGLRPVPVPLDTDGLRSDHLDQALTRTRARVIIVQPLFQNPTGASLSMARQHEIKAIARRHCAFVVEDDFARHMTHDDADPTPPPMISHDPDGTVVHIRSLTKVTSPNLRVGAIAARGQVLARLRSAHLIDTLIVPAPLQLTALEVVTSSGWRRTLKALGVALTHRRTVATEAVTATFGDHALALRPRGGYHLWVSLPAHLDEQQLTAAALAKGVAVTPGTNYYVTDSNPTRIRISYAAAPSASDVADAIRRLAPLIIEP
- a CDS encoding DMT family transporter, which gives rise to MRVENSAITEIRIPPLSSGTLFASLGVLSFSFSLPATLWVLDGFGPWSATGVRGVLAAAVALTALIVARVPLPTRGDWHALTVVAVGCVIGFPLLTTLALQTSTTAHSAVVVGAMPLATAAISALRTGRRPSLMFWTAASIGAATVMAFTISQNHGQPTIADLYLLGGLVVCAAGYVEGGRLSVRMPGWQVIAWGVVLAGPVSLAVCVVALPHEPVRLTVEALVGMAYIAGVSQFGGFVLWYGGMGLIGVTRASQLQLAQPMLTLLWASLILGEPLNVAMPLTAAVALGCIVVTQRARMA
- a CDS encoding RtcB family protein, which gives rise to MTYAVLPHTRAPVRVWTDPHTIEPQAARQLRNIGTLPWVQGVAVMPDVHFGKGATVGSVIAMRQAVSPAAVGVDIGCGMSAVRTSLTAADLPDDLAGLRRAIEDAIPVGFAQRDKAVNPRRVRGLEQAGWDAFWQRFTGLHEGVTRLERRAMNQMGTLGGGNHFIEVCLEQGGVDAGRVWLMLHSGSRNIGKELAERHMAVARRLPHNAALPDRDLAVFLAGTAEMDAYRRDLWWAQEYARRNRAVMLALLCTVVRDRFPQVRYDEPISCHHNYVAEETYDGVEVLVTRKGAIRAGAGELGIIPGSMGTGSYIVRGRGNESAYCSASHGAGRRMSRGQAKRSFTTDDLAAQTTGVECRKDAGVVDEIPGAYKDINAVMAQQTDLVEVVAHLKQVVCVKG
- a CDS encoding DUF3626 domain-containing protein: MVEDGVYLSQFVTGTSNGGLSAYPGGDRWRWEQRMFGGAYDAVPAHCRPVYGALNFRHKPTGAAPRFGSAHLRLTASTLGRATFCYPDSHLEPTMFGVAERMSLVDLARADCRDDLDDYVEAQVHGAVRLDRDVEALVLDSCYRGTDVENLARRLPCPLEWHPGFRLSIAELRRHPDYRGPRYVELGVALAIGGYLNPRLIGDAVRTGRYRRQDLKRVWHHLARFGGPATPSRIPG